Proteins encoded by one window of Fibrobacter sp. UWT2:
- a CDS encoding RloB family protein: MKKLSAEQIAQEEMLRAPKPATGIPRERFVKVTFLIATEGTKTEPNYLNVLKEELEATNRFNIEISIEGKGKATKALVNKIVRQIENCNQEYDRVWAVFDKDEFDDFDEAISLAESKSINCAWSNECFELWLLLHFKDVSAPTGRKELFEELELAIRNALHKNNPEAIFDLSKGNDKIYELVTSLGNEADAIKRAAALKSKYKATDKPSNQNPCTHMDSLINELRHPESIPVRI; this comes from the coding sequence GTGAAAAAACTCTCCGCAGAACAAATCGCACAAGAAGAGATGCTCCGCGCCCCGAAGCCCGCAACAGGCATTCCCAGGGAAAGGTTCGTCAAGGTCACCTTTTTGATTGCAACCGAAGGCACGAAAACCGAGCCAAACTACCTGAATGTACTCAAGGAGGAACTCGAGGCAACCAACCGTTTCAACATCGAGATTTCCATCGAAGGCAAAGGCAAGGCCACAAAAGCACTCGTCAACAAGATCGTTCGCCAAATAGAGAACTGCAACCAGGAATACGACCGAGTCTGGGCGGTCTTTGACAAGGACGAGTTCGACGACTTTGACGAGGCAATCAGCCTAGCCGAAAGCAAGAGCATTAATTGTGCCTGGTCCAACGAATGTTTCGAACTGTGGCTCTTGCTGCATTTCAAGGATGTATCCGCCCCCACCGGGCGCAAGGAACTATTTGAGGAACTGGAGTTGGCTATCCGAAACGCCCTGCACAAAAATAATCCAGAAGCCATTTTCGACCTTTCCAAGGGCAACGACAAAATCTACGAGTTGGTCACGAGTTTGGGCAACGAGGCAGACGCCATCAAGAGAGCCGCCGCATTAAAGTCGAAATACAAGGCAACAGACAAGCCGAGCAATCAAAATCCCTGTACGCACATGGACTCATTGATCAATGAACTAAGGCATCCGGAATCGATACCGGTGAGGATTTAA
- a CDS encoding TIR domain-containing protein, which translates to MAYRNRTYIAFDGDNDMPYYNLMRAWSENDNFEFKFYDAHGINTARDSSQEESIKRQLLKRFENTKIFVLLVGEHTRFLYRFVRWEIEQAIRLQLPIIVVNINGIRHIDSEFCPPILEDKLAIHIAFKQKIIQKALNQWPTFHEQCLKNGKTGPFYYDDSTYEGLGL; encoded by the coding sequence ATGGCTTATAGGAATAGAACATACATTGCTTTTGACGGCGACAATGACATGCCGTATTACAACCTAATGCGAGCATGGAGCGAAAATGACAATTTTGAATTCAAATTCTATGACGCTCACGGAATAAACACAGCGCGTGACTCAAGCCAAGAAGAATCTATTAAGAGACAATTACTAAAGCGTTTTGAAAATACAAAAATTTTCGTATTACTCGTTGGAGAACACACGCGATTTCTATATCGTTTTGTTCGGTGGGAAATAGAGCAAGCCATTCGACTACAATTGCCAATAATTGTAGTCAACATAAACGGCATCCGACATATTGATAGCGAATTTTGCCCACCAATTCTCGAAGACAAACTAGCCATTCATATTGCATTCAAACAAAAAATCATCCAAAAGGCTTTAAATCAATGGCCGACATTTCATGAACAATGCTTGAAAAACGGTAAGACAGGTCCTTTTTATTATGATGATTCTACATATGAGGGCTTAGGATTATGA
- a CDS encoding macro domain-containing protein, which produces MKYIFKLFSARYIETIGSFLLIKELIYVLTGSERLENFSNYLVFGVLPVIVCIIALLRKCFFTDYSIEETDSKISLSFGNILKKTGIIIIPVNQEFDTFVGDGIVSPRSLHGKFINKFYKNDLTTLNALIDTELQKQQVSFTPRPNKTKGKQKSYPLGTCVRIEKKNKIFILAALTTFDDSCHAEPINKFHRNEFLSKIWAWIRSNEEPNDIHFPLIGSGNSRMKGTSQEKYRAIVDSGIAEISQAKTFQTFDITLPFCTFSKYEEFDEYIRFKALYKEISNPDQINIGTETN; this is translated from the coding sequence ATGAAATATATCTTCAAACTTTTTTCTGCCCGATATATTGAAACCATTGGAAGTTTCCTATTAATAAAAGAATTGATATACGTTCTGACAGGTTCAGAAAGATTAGAAAATTTTTCAAATTACTTGGTCTTCGGCGTACTTCCTGTAATAGTTTGCATTATCGCTTTATTACGAAAATGCTTTTTTACCGATTACTCAATTGAGGAAACAGATTCAAAAATTTCACTATCATTTGGGAACATATTAAAGAAAACAGGAATTATCATCATCCCCGTAAATCAAGAATTCGACACTTTTGTTGGCGATGGTATCGTATCCCCAAGGTCTTTACATGGAAAATTTATAAATAAATTCTACAAAAACGACTTAACGACCCTCAACGCACTCATTGATACTGAATTACAGAAACAACAAGTATCCTTTACTCCAAGACCCAACAAAACAAAAGGTAAGCAAAAAAGCTACCCTTTAGGTACATGCGTTAGAATTGAAAAAAAGAACAAAATTTTTATTCTTGCAGCTTTAACGACTTTTGACGACAGTTGCCACGCAGAACCAATAAACAAATTCCATCGAAACGAATTTTTATCAAAAATTTGGGCATGGATTCGGTCCAACGAAGAACCCAATGACATCCATTTCCCTTTAATTGGATCAGGTAATTCCAGGATGAAAGGAACTTCTCAAGAAAAATATCGAGCCATAGTTGATTCAGGAATAGCAGAAATAAGCCAAGCAAAAACATTCCAAACATTTGATATCACACTGCCTTTTTGCACCTTTTCGAAATATGAAGAATTTGACGAATACATCCGTTTTAAAGCTTTGTATAAGGAAATATCAAATCCTGATCAAATCAACATAGGAACAGAGACGAATTAG
- a CDS encoding P-loop NTPase fold protein, with amino-acid sequence MKNSTRQMGGQNPLSVINQKHMVYFAPAYSPFLLFFILDDMIRNLKQFFISLFVGLIFSSILFYIPGVDNHYYLIIFSCVFAILIFVYPLSRNKRLWLTVCIPVIFASALIHFFSSNRSCCVWYTIAALSGLAIVVEICRLIAKQMCKNKKAIEPPNYFFERKYDLDKIEEYLEKINVVGINAPWGGGKTYLFNILKSRLNEKFHFVSIEAMASTVDSIESYFISELGHVLENNGYFSTSTTRIKRLLKDSNWSWLANFLWGQDSYTNLIQSLKSEICHLDKKLLIAIEDVDRVSEKSIVEKIFYLSEQLTSSNENIKILFLYNENNLLNLLQQDRYYIEKYIPYVVDLTPVSLRTTIERVYDNEKSSLPNIDTKILKDIFTPFYTEYYTKKLFNADLTIQFVPNGVNIRRVKLYLNDVNLALDTPQLKQDARAVYAYYFTKHFVYEIYKQIDVATPFSRLKLFNWKGDSIAIRDIPEMQAQDSQKFMEDVNNETAFALFRIFDYKFDILINREMKKFDDNFENIKVMQSQEHNEKIDRLIRYLRWRGKSEYTDLENARLQFIEHVLNKNDDNPDANFHAFMKSLYSNLSPKRDNTTIMRLAVDWFYTLLPAFILHEEDSRVFNRLLDFYIKKENVHTISYELIKNLNLCWGIKRNVYLHILKIFNELNIVGNMNAIPEYQKFLVLYLNNMSRLGFVDTHNVRLLEEKDFKIIGNDEKLNYLIFDSLMEELQNLKQNVTESVKKDIDTMISFVEKNKKMVNTQNEMKPPKEKNPFEISFVSQNFKKELEMVKSAHLSEAEFDQYVDTMYRKEEFSVDCVSFLMQQKKNLIERQS; translated from the coding sequence ATGAAGAATTCAACACGGCAGATGGGTGGGCAGAATCCCCTGTCCGTGATAAACCAAAAGCATATGGTGTACTTTGCTCCGGCATATTCGCCATTCCTACTGTTTTTTATATTGGACGATATGATACGTAATTTAAAACAATTTTTCATTTCTTTATTTGTAGGATTGATATTTTCATCAATTCTGTTTTACATACCAGGGGTAGACAACCACTACTACCTCATAATATTTTCTTGCGTATTTGCAATTTTAATCTTTGTTTATCCCTTATCACGAAATAAAAGGCTTTGGCTTACTGTTTGTATCCCTGTGATATTTGCTTCTGCCTTGATTCACTTCTTTAGTTCTAATCGCAGCTGTTGCGTATGGTACACAATTGCAGCATTATCAGGATTAGCGATTGTTGTTGAAATTTGCAGACTTATTGCAAAACAGATGTGCAAAAACAAGAAAGCTATAGAACCTCCAAACTATTTTTTTGAAAGAAAATATGATTTAGACAAAATTGAAGAATATCTTGAGAAGATTAATGTTGTAGGCATCAACGCGCCATGGGGAGGAGGAAAGACATATCTTTTTAACATTCTAAAAAGTAGGCTTAATGAGAAGTTCCATTTTGTATCAATCGAAGCAATGGCTTCGACGGTTGACTCCATAGAAAGCTATTTTATTTCAGAACTTGGTCATGTACTTGAAAATAACGGCTATTTTTCAACTTCAACGACCAGGATTAAAAGACTTTTGAAGGATTCTAATTGGTCTTGGCTTGCAAACTTCCTATGGGGGCAAGATTCGTATACCAATTTAATTCAATCCCTAAAATCAGAAATTTGTCACCTCGACAAAAAACTTCTTATAGCAATAGAAGATGTTGATCGCGTTTCTGAAAAATCCATCGTTGAAAAAATATTTTATTTGTCAGAACAACTAACCAGTTCAAACGAAAACATCAAGATTCTATTCCTTTATAACGAAAATAATTTGCTGAACCTCCTCCAACAAGATCGTTATTATATAGAAAAATACATTCCCTATGTTGTTGACTTGACTCCAGTTTCCTTACGCACTACAATAGAGCGTGTATATGACAACGAGAAAAGTTCCTTACCGAATATTGACACGAAAATATTAAAGGACATTTTCACGCCTTTTTATACAGAGTATTACACTAAGAAATTATTTAACGCTGACCTAACCATTCAATTTGTCCCCAATGGTGTAAATATCCGAAGAGTAAAATTGTATTTGAATGATGTTAATTTGGCTCTAGACACGCCACAGCTAAAACAGGATGCCAGGGCAGTTTATGCCTATTATTTCACAAAGCATTTTGTTTATGAAATATACAAACAGATAGATGTTGCCACACCTTTTAGCAGACTTAAATTGTTTAACTGGAAAGGGGATTCTATCGCCATAAGGGATATCCCTGAAATGCAAGCTCAGGATTCTCAAAAATTTATGGAAGATGTAAATAATGAAACGGCCTTTGCCCTATTCCGCATCTTTGACTATAAGTTTGATATCCTTATTAATAGGGAAATGAAAAAGTTTGACGACAACTTCGAAAACATCAAAGTCATGCAATCTCAGGAACATAACGAAAAAATAGACAGGTTGATTCGTTATTTACGTTGGCGCGGAAAATCTGAATATACTGATTTAGAAAACGCAAGATTGCAATTCATAGAGCATGTCCTTAACAAAAATGACGATAATCCAGATGCAAACTTTCACGCATTCATGAAATCTTTGTATAGTAATTTATCTCCCAAAAGAGATAATACAACCATCATGAGACTTGCTGTTGATTGGTTTTACACGTTATTGCCCGCTTTTATATTACACGAAGAAGACTCCAGAGTATTCAACCGTCTGTTGGATTTTTATATCAAAAAAGAAAATGTGCATACCATTAGTTACGAGCTAATAAAAAATCTAAACTTATGCTGGGGAATAAAAAGAAATGTGTATTTGCACATTTTGAAGATATTCAACGAACTGAATATTGTTGGAAATATGAACGCAATCCCCGAATATCAAAAATTTCTCGTACTTTATTTAAATAACATGTCGAGACTTGGCTTTGTTGATACGCACAATGTTCGCCTACTTGAAGAAAAAGATTTTAAGATTATAGGCAATGACGAAAAACTCAATTATTTGATATTTGATTCATTGATGGAAGAACTTCAAAACTTAAAACAGAATGTAACGGAATCGGTTAAAAAAGATATTGACACCATGATTTCTTTTGTTGAAAAGAATAAAAAAATGGTCAATACTCAAAACGAAATGAAACCGCCCAAAGAAAAAAATCCTTTTGAAATTTCTTTTGTTTCGCAAAATTTCAAAAAAGAACTTGAAATGGTAAAATCAGCTCATTTAAGTGAAGCTGAATTTGATCAGTATGTCGACACGATGTACAGGAAGGAGGAGTTTTCTGTGGATTGCGTGAGTTTCCTGATGCAGCAAAAAAAGAACCTTATTGAGCGCCAGTCCTAA
- a CDS encoding helix-turn-helix transcriptional regulator has product MDQRISTISDLMNEMGVEKETVKQVTENIKNYSISQNLTILRAKANLSQSEMAKKMKTSQSFISKLESASNDQIKVDDMCTFLATLGYETTITISKPQNIAQKIKASYCQLVDLVKELQKYAVNDDAILEGIASFEIEATQNMLNLASMLIESSSAKLDKIHPRQEPQIILQNENVNKPKKVLASV; this is encoded by the coding sequence ATGGACCAGAGAATATCGACCATATCAGATTTAATGAACGAAATGGGAGTTGAAAAAGAGACTGTAAAACAAGTAACGGAAAACATCAAGAACTACAGCATTAGTCAAAACCTGACAATCCTCCGAGCCAAGGCGAATCTTTCTCAATCCGAAATGGCAAAGAAAATGAAGACATCCCAGTCTTTCATTTCTAAGCTGGAAAGTGCAAGCAACGATCAAATTAAAGTTGATGATATGTGCACGTTCTTGGCTACACTTGGCTACGAAACGACCATTACTATTTCTAAACCGCAAAATATCGCACAAAAAATCAAGGCGAGTTACTGTCAGTTAGTCGATTTGGTGAAAGAACTGCAAAAGTACGCCGTCAACGATGACGCTATTCTTGAAGGCATTGCCAGTTTTGAAATCGAAGCGACGCAAAACATGCTGAATTTGGCATCGATGCTTATTGAAAGTTCTTCTGCAAAACTCGACAAAATCCACCCGCGTCAGGAACCTCAGATTATTCTTCAGAACGAGAATGTGAATAAACCCAAAAAGGTTCTTGCTTCGGTATAG
- a CDS encoding sugar phosphate nucleotidyltransferase: MKVILPVAGKGERMRPYTNNLPKCLLPVGGKTIIDWIVEDTLPLKPTETIFITGYKAEKMDEYLKAKPEWGNTRTVLQSDPQGLGQAISLALPYVNDDEPLLIILGDTLFDADIQSLANATENVLYTYKVQDPRRFGVAVTNADKQIERLIEKPQEFVSDEAIVGIYYIKDVKELKNALQHLISNDIRTRGEFQLTDALQMMIEQGCKFRTAPVNEWLDCGLPETLIQTNTWLLQNRPTLNNICHIVSQNKSMNNVKLIPPCNIGKNVIIENSTIGPNVAIGDNSVIKNASIQNCVIWKNEEVHSSQINGQVIAKC; the protein is encoded by the coding sequence ATGAAAGTCATTCTGCCAGTCGCCGGCAAGGGCGAGCGCATGCGCCCCTACACCAACAACCTGCCCAAGTGCCTATTGCCCGTGGGCGGCAAGACTATTATCGACTGGATTGTAGAAGACACCCTCCCGCTCAAGCCCACCGAAACCATCTTCATTACCGGATACAAGGCCGAGAAGATGGATGAATACCTCAAGGCAAAGCCCGAATGGGGCAACACACGCACAGTTCTCCAAAGCGACCCGCAAGGCCTGGGGCAAGCCATCAGCCTCGCTCTCCCCTACGTAAACGACGACGAACCGCTGCTCATCATTTTGGGCGACACGCTCTTCGACGCCGACATCCAGAGCCTCGCAAACGCCACCGAGAACGTCCTTTACACCTACAAGGTCCAGGACCCGCGCCGCTTTGGCGTAGCCGTCACCAACGCGGACAAGCAAATCGAACGCCTGATCGAAAAGCCGCAAGAATTCGTAAGCGACGAGGCTATCGTCGGAATCTACTACATCAAAGACGTCAAGGAACTCAAAAACGCGCTCCAGCACCTGATAAGCAACGACATCCGCACCCGCGGAGAATTCCAACTGACCGACGCTCTCCAGATGATGATCGAACAGGGCTGCAAATTCCGCACCGCCCCCGTAAACGAATGGCTGGACTGCGGGCTCCCAGAGACGCTAATTCAGACTAACACCTGGCTACTGCAGAACAGGCCTACACTCAACAACATTTGCCACATCGTTAGCCAGAACAAGTCCATGAACAACGTCAAGCTGATTCCCCCTTGCAACATCGGCAAGAACGTAATCATTGAGAACAGCACCATCGGCCCCAATGTCGCCATCGGCGACAACAGCGTCATCAAAAACGCCAGCATTCAAAACTGCGTTATATGGAAAAACGAGGAAGTTCATTCCTCGCAAATTAACGGTCAAGTTATAGCAAAATGCTAA
- a CDS encoding lipopolysaccharide biosynthesis protein, which produces MPSAKTVTANFFWRFFERCGSQLVSFFVSIILARLLDPTVYGEIALITVFTCILQVFVNSGFGTALIQKKNADDLDFSSVFYFNLVACLLMYGIMFFSAPFIADFYHSPHLTPVIRVLSLTLIVSGVRNIQQAYVSKKLIFKKFFFATAGGTFGSAIVGISMAYMDYGVWALVGQQLANVALGTLILWATVRWRPKLIFSLQRLKHLFSYGWKLLVSSLLDTAYNHLCQLVIGRIYTAKDLAFYNQGHLFPNIIVTNINASIDSVLLPAMSAEQDDRARVRTMTRRAISISTYVMMPIMMGLAVCAEPLVRIILTEKWLPCVPFLRIFCFSFAFWPVHTANLNAIKALGRSDLFLKLEIIKKIVGLIAILLTMNISVMAMAYTLFVTSILGQIINSWPNKKLLGYNYLAQLKDMLPQILLSCFMGVAVYCIQFAELSDVPTLVLQVVLGITIYAILSKIFKIESFCYISNAVFKVINHKK; this is translated from the coding sequence ATGCCTTCAGCAAAAACCGTTACAGCTAATTTTTTTTGGCGTTTTTTTGAACGATGCGGCTCTCAGCTAGTATCTTTCTTTGTATCAATTATACTTGCCCGTCTGTTGGATCCAACCGTTTATGGTGAAATCGCCCTTATAACAGTTTTTACGTGTATTTTGCAAGTATTTGTCAATAGTGGATTTGGTACAGCACTTATTCAAAAGAAAAATGCAGACGATTTAGATTTTTCATCTGTATTTTATTTTAATCTCGTTGCGTGTTTGCTAATGTATGGAATAATGTTCTTTAGTGCTCCGTTCATTGCCGATTTTTATCACAGTCCGCATTTAACCCCAGTTATTCGAGTTCTTAGCCTAACTCTAATTGTTTCTGGAGTTAGAAATATTCAGCAGGCCTACGTTTCAAAAAAACTAATTTTTAAGAAATTCTTTTTTGCAACAGCAGGGGGTACCTTCGGTTCCGCTATCGTCGGAATTTCAATGGCTTATATGGATTATGGCGTATGGGCTTTAGTCGGTCAACAACTTGCAAATGTTGCTTTAGGAACACTTATTTTATGGGCAACCGTTCGTTGGCGTCCAAAATTAATATTTTCGTTACAACGCCTTAAGCATTTATTTAGTTATGGTTGGAAATTATTAGTTTCTTCACTATTAGATACGGCATACAATCATTTATGTCAATTGGTTATTGGCCGTATTTACACAGCCAAAGATCTTGCCTTTTATAATCAGGGGCACCTTTTTCCCAATATAATAGTTACAAACATCAATGCATCTATTGACAGCGTACTTTTGCCAGCAATGTCAGCAGAACAAGATGACCGGGCACGAGTTCGGACCATGACACGTAGAGCTATTAGCATCAGCACATACGTCATGATGCCAATTATGATGGGACTTGCCGTTTGCGCAGAGCCTTTAGTTAGGATAATTCTTACTGAGAAATGGCTTCCTTGCGTTCCTTTTTTGCGTATATTTTGTTTCTCTTTTGCGTTTTGGCCGGTTCATACAGCAAATCTAAATGCAATTAAAGCCTTGGGGCGCAGCGACCTATTTCTTAAACTTGAAATTATAAAGAAAATTGTTGGCCTTATTGCTATTTTATTGACAATGAATATCAGCGTTATGGCAATGGCTTACACGCTTTTTGTGACTAGCATTTTAGGGCAAATCATTAACAGTTGGCCGAATAAAAAACTTCTTGGCTATAATTATCTGGCGCAGTTAAAGGATATGCTTCCGCAAATACTTCTATCTTGCTTTATGGGTGTAGCGGTTTATTGCATCCAATTTGCTGAACTTAGTGATGTGCCTACGTTAGTATTGCAGGTTGTTTTGGGAATCACTATTTACGCAATTCTTTCAAAAATCTTTAAAATTGAAAGTTTTTGCTACATTTCTAATGCCGTTTTTAAGGTGATTAACCACAAAAAATAG
- a CDS encoding acyltransferase codes for MSNENAVISKPRKSNLELFRIIVMLLIVAHHYVVNSGLMPIITADFPSAKSTFLTLFGCAGKIGINCFVLITGYFMCTSQITLRKALKLLLQIEFYNFVLFCIFVANGYIDISPKAIFLNLAPITSLKNGFVACYIVFFCFIPFINILIKNINQKQYQILLGLCLTVFSIFPQTIIPISYSYVSWFMVVYLIAAYLRLYPPQWSLNTRYTGLATMACMVMSLISVWGGAQMFSLLGKKISFFFFVSDSNKPLAVITAVCAFLFFKNLNIGYSKVINTIAASAFGVLLIHANSDAMRQWLWKDTLDNVGNYAGNIYLHAIVSVLAVYAICTVIDFIRIQLLEKPVFKVIDQKTNKNI; via the coding sequence ATGTCAAATGAAAACGCCGTAATATCTAAGCCTCGCAAATCCAATCTAGAGCTTTTCCGCATTATAGTTATGCTTTTGATTGTAGCACATCATTATGTGGTAAACTCCGGCCTTATGCCGATTATTACGGCAGATTTTCCATCTGCAAAATCAACATTTCTCACATTATTTGGCTGTGCCGGCAAAATAGGCATTAATTGCTTCGTCTTGATTACGGGTTATTTTATGTGTACCTCGCAGATTACTTTACGAAAAGCTTTAAAACTACTATTGCAGATAGAGTTTTATAATTTTGTACTATTTTGCATTTTCGTTGCAAATGGTTATATAGACATATCTCCCAAAGCTATTTTCCTGAATTTGGCTCCTATTACCTCATTGAAAAACGGATTTGTTGCTTGTTACATTGTATTTTTTTGTTTCATACCATTTATCAATATTTTGATAAAAAATATAAATCAAAAACAATATCAGATTTTATTGGGACTGTGCTTAACAGTTTTCAGCATCTTTCCGCAGACAATTATTCCCATAAGTTATAGCTATGTTAGCTGGTTTATGGTTGTATACCTTATTGCAGCCTATCTTAGACTTTATCCACCTCAATGGTCTCTTAATACAAGATATACCGGCTTAGCAACAATGGCGTGTATGGTAATGTCATTAATTAGCGTCTGGGGGGGGGCACAAATGTTCAGTTTGCTAGGTAAAAAAATAAGTTTCTTTTTTTTCGTGTCAGACTCAAATAAGCCCCTCGCAGTAATAACCGCTGTATGTGCTTTTTTATTTTTCAAAAATCTGAATATTGGTTATAGCAAGGTTATCAATACCATTGCAGCTTCCGCGTTCGGTGTACTGCTAATACACGCTAATAGCGACGCCATGCGACAGTGGTTGTGGAAAGACACTCTTGATAATGTAGGAAACTATGCTGGAAACATTTATCTACATGCTATTGTAAGCGTTCTTGCAGTTTACGCTATATGTACTGTAATTGATTTTATTCGTATACAGTTGTTGGAAAAACCAGTATTTAAGGTTATAGATCAAAAAACTAATAAGAATATTTAG
- a CDS encoding DegT/DnrJ/EryC1/StrS aminotransferase family protein, translated as MSDKMITVTSPLLPSLEEFEPLLKDIWNRRWLTNNGHYHQELERALAEYLGVEYISLFTNGTLPLITALQAMRITGEVITTPYSFVATTHSIWWNGLTPVFVDVDPTTGDLDPQKIEEAITPKTTAIMPVHVYGNPCDIEAIQEIADRYGLAVIYDAAHAFNVKVNGRTILDAGDMNTLSFHATKTYNTVEGGALICHDARTKKRIDYLKNFGFAGETTVVAPGINSKMDEIRSAYGLCNLKHIDEAIAARKKVAQKYRAALANVPGISMFKERDEVTYNYSYFPIFVNEKEFGISRDALYEKMKEHNVLGRRYFYPLISSFAIYRGLPSATKENLPVATRMADEVICLPMHAGLTEGDASRVIELICNKGNV; from the coding sequence ATGTCTGACAAAATGATTACCGTCACCTCTCCGCTTCTTCCGTCTTTAGAAGAATTTGAACCTTTGCTAAAAGACATTTGGAATCGTAGATGGCTTACCAACAATGGTCATTATCACCAGGAATTGGAAAGGGCTCTTGCGGAATACTTGGGTGTAGAATACATCAGTCTATTTACTAACGGCACACTCCCGTTGATTACAGCACTCCAAGCAATGCGTATTACGGGCGAGGTTATTACGACTCCGTACAGTTTTGTCGCAACAACGCACTCCATCTGGTGGAACGGACTTACTCCGGTATTCGTGGACGTGGATCCGACGACGGGCGACTTAGACCCGCAGAAAATTGAAGAGGCTATTACGCCGAAAACGACGGCCATTATGCCTGTGCATGTTTACGGCAATCCATGCGACATCGAAGCTATTCAAGAAATCGCTGATCGTTATGGTCTTGCCGTCATCTACGATGCAGCACACGCTTTCAATGTGAAGGTGAATGGTAGAACCATCTTGGATGCTGGTGACATGAACACGCTCAGTTTCCATGCTACAAAAACATACAACACCGTTGAAGGTGGTGCTTTGATTTGCCACGATGCCCGCACCAAAAAGCGCATTGACTACCTCAAGAACTTCGGCTTTGCAGGTGAGACAACCGTGGTTGCCCCAGGAATCAACAGCAAAATGGACGAAATCCGTTCGGCGTACGGCCTCTGCAACCTGAAGCACATCGATGAAGCCATTGCGGCTCGCAAAAAAGTAGCCCAGAAGTATCGCGCCGCGCTGGCAAATGTTCCTGGCATTTCAATGTTCAAGGAACGCGATGAAGTGACCTATAACTATTCGTATTTCCCGATTTTCGTGAACGAAAAGGAATTCGGTATCAGTCGTGACGCCCTCTACGAAAAGATGAAAGAGCACAACGTTCTTGGTCGCCGCTATTTCTATCCGTTGATTTCGAGTTTCGCTATTTATCGAGGCTTGCCGTCTGCAACCAAGGAAAACCTCCCCGTAGCAACCCGCATGGCCGATGAAGTAATCTGCTTGCCTATGCACGCGGGACTTACTGAAGGCGATGCTTCTAGAGTTATTGAACTCATTTGCAATAAGGGGAATGTATAA